The Metabacillus litoralis genome contains a region encoding:
- a CDS encoding urease subunit beta produces the protein MVPGQLRLKKEPIICNENKKSTKLEVVNNGDRPVQIGSHFHFYEVNSSLEFNREKAFGRRLNIPAGTAVRFEPGDQKVIELISFSGERRIYGLNNLTNDALDKGV, from the coding sequence ATGGTACCAGGACAATTAAGGTTAAAAAAAGAGCCGATTATTTGTAATGAAAACAAAAAGTCAACCAAACTTGAAGTTGTTAATAATGGAGATCGACCTGTACAAATTGGATCTCATTTTCATTTTTACGAGGTTAATAGTTCGCTTGAATTCAATCGAGAAAAAGCTTTTGGGAGAAGATTAAATATTCCTGCGGGTACAGCCGTACGATTTGAACCAGGAGATCAAAAAGTAATAGAGCTTATCTCATTTTCAGGTGAAAGAAGAATATACGGTCTTAACAATTTAACAAATGATGCACTGGATAAAGGAGTGTAA
- a CDS encoding urease accessory protein UreF — protein MTKHLFQLLQICDSNFPSGAFSHSFGLETYIQEDKVVDKKTFLLALKQFLQTQFVFTDGLACRLAFEYLQEKRLNSIWQLDHELFALAMAKETREGNRRIGRQMVKVMNELFPNQQLETYQLKIKDKKAHGHSSIVFAVVCQGLDIELETTLSTYLFATTSSLVQNAVRGIPIGQTDGQKILVEIQPFLNQMVKQIMNLNEEHFGAGAPGLEIAQMVHEQLSVRLFMS, from the coding sequence ATGACTAAACACTTGTTTCAATTGCTGCAAATTTGTGATTCAAATTTTCCATCAGGAGCATTTTCTCATTCTTTTGGATTAGAAACGTATATTCAAGAAGATAAAGTGGTAGATAAAAAAACATTTTTATTAGCGCTTAAACAGTTTCTGCAAACCCAATTTGTTTTTACAGATGGTTTAGCATGTCGGTTAGCCTTTGAATATTTACAAGAGAAACGATTAAATTCGATTTGGCAACTAGATCATGAACTTTTTGCTCTTGCCATGGCTAAAGAAACACGTGAGGGAAATCGTCGAATTGGTCGGCAAATGGTGAAAGTCATGAATGAGCTGTTTCCAAACCAACAGTTAGAAACTTATCAACTAAAAATTAAAGATAAGAAAGCTCATGGTCACAGTTCAATCGTTTTTGCAGTTGTGTGTCAAGGTTTAGATATAGAGTTGGAGACAACCTTATCTACTTATCTTTTTGCCACAACTTCCTCCCTCGTTCAAAACGCAGTGAGAGGAATTCCGATTGGACAAACTGATGGGCAAAAAATTTTAGTTGAAATACAACCGTTCTTGAATCAGATGGTCAAACAAATAATGAATCTTAATGAAGAACACTTTGGTGCGGGGGCACCGGGTTTGGAAATTGCTCAAATGGTACATGAGCAGCTTTCAGTACGATTGTTTATGTCATAA
- the ureE gene encoding urease accessory protein UreE, which yields MIIEKIVGNVKDLEKAPHHVERVYLRSDDLVKKIQRVKTDHGKELGIRLKDVKELMDGDILFQDEKNSIVISVIEDDVIVIKPTSILQMGEIAHQLGNRHLPAQFEGNEMIVQYDYLVERLLEELEVPYARENRKMNQAFKHIGHSHD from the coding sequence ATGATCATTGAAAAAATAGTAGGAAATGTAAAGGATTTAGAAAAAGCTCCACATCATGTTGAACGTGTTTACTTAAGAAGTGATGATTTAGTTAAGAAAATTCAACGCGTCAAAACAGATCATGGAAAAGAGCTTGGGATCCGTCTAAAAGACGTGAAAGAATTAATGGATGGAGATATTCTTTTTCAGGATGAAAAGAATTCGATTGTTATTAGTGTGATAGAGGATGATGTTATTGTCATTAAACCAACTAGCATCCTTCAAATGGGAGAGATCGCCCATCAATTAGGAAACCGACATTTACCAGCTCAATTTGAAGGTAATGAGATGATCGTGCAGTATGACTATTTAGTAGAGCGTTTGCTAGAGGAGTTGGAGGTTCCATATGCTAGGGAAAATCGGAAAATGAATCAAGCCTTTAAACATATCGGACATTCACATGACTAA
- a CDS encoding chemotaxis protein CheW, which translates to MDISKVVVFRTRDEEYGMPIEHVISIEKLEDINVIPNMPYYMKGVVKVRGELIPVLDTHQIFHRQHMTMDEDVKLIVIQSDDISAALIVKEAKEILDVLEDQLKSISIGAFQATKYFEAVASLEDRLITIINPTLLLASLENFTVVKEGMLSHQS; encoded by the coding sequence ATGGATATTTCGAAAGTTGTTGTTTTTCGAACAAGAGATGAAGAATACGGAATGCCAATTGAACACGTGATTTCTATAGAAAAGCTAGAGGATATCAACGTTATTCCAAATATGCCTTATTATATGAAGGGTGTTGTAAAGGTTAGAGGAGAGTTGATTCCTGTACTAGATACACATCAAATTTTTCATCGTCAACATATGACAATGGATGAAGATGTGAAATTAATTGTTATTCAATCAGACGATATTTCTGCAGCTCTAATTGTTAAAGAGGCAAAGGAAATCTTAGATGTTCTAGAAGATCAGTTAAAATCCATTAGCATCGGAGCTTTTCAAGCTACAAAATACTTTGAAGCAGTGGCAAGTTTAGAAGATCGTTTGATTACGATTATTAACCCGACTCTTCTTTTAGCAAGTCTAGAAAACTTTACTGTTGTAAAAGAAGGAATGCTGAGTCACCAATCTTAA
- a CDS encoding urease subunit gamma yields the protein MKLTSREQEKLMIVVAADLARRRQNRGLKLNYPEAIAILTYEVLEGARDGKSVSELMQYGKHILSREDVMEGVPEMIHDIQVEATFPDGTKLVTVHEPIS from the coding sequence ATGAAACTTACTTCTCGTGAGCAGGAAAAGCTCATGATTGTTGTTGCGGCAGATTTAGCTAGAAGAAGACAAAATAGAGGCCTAAAACTGAACTATCCTGAAGCTATTGCGATCTTAACCTACGAGGTGTTAGAAGGTGCGAGAGATGGAAAGTCTGTTTCAGAACTTATGCAATATGGAAAACACATATTATCCAGAGAAGATGTTATGGAAGGAGTACCAGAAATGATTCATGACATCCAAGTAGAGGCAACATTTCCTGATGGAACAAAATTAGTAACGGTCCATGAACCGATTTCATGA
- the ureG gene encoding urease accessory protein UreG: MSEPIKIGIGGPVGAGKTLLVDKLTRVLMDELEVAVITNDIYTKEDAQFLIKNGALPEDRIIGVETGGCPHTAIREDASMNFAAIDELNERHPNLDLIFVESGGDNLAATFSPELVDFSIYIIDVAQGEKIPRKGGQGMIKSDLFIINKIDLAPYVGADLEIMRKDTLSSRGDRPYIFTNLKDGTGVNEVVDWIRKEAFLVGLEA, from the coding sequence ATGAGTGAACCAATTAAAATCGGTATCGGAGGACCTGTAGGTGCAGGCAAAACATTATTAGTAGACAAATTAACAAGGGTGTTAATGGATGAGCTTGAAGTTGCGGTCATTACAAATGATATATATACAAAAGAAGATGCTCAGTTTTTAATAAAAAACGGTGCATTACCAGAAGATCGAATTATTGGTGTTGAAACAGGTGGATGCCCTCATACTGCCATTCGTGAAGATGCCTCAATGAATTTTGCGGCAATAGATGAATTAAATGAGCGTCACCCGAATCTTGACCTTATTTTTGTGGAAAGCGGTGGAGATAATCTAGCTGCAACCTTTAGTCCTGAGCTAGTAGATTTTTCTATTTATATTATTGATGTTGCACAAGGGGAAAAAATCCCCCGTAAAGGTGGTCAGGGGATGATCAAGTCTGACTTATTTATTATCAATAAAATTGATTTAGCACCTTATGTTGGGGCTGATCTTGAGATTATGAGAAAAGACACACTATCATCAAGAGGAGATCGTCCATATATTTTTACAAATCTTAAAGATGGAACAGGTGTTAATGAGGTAGTGGATTGGATTCGTAAGGAAGCATTTTTGGTTGGTCTTGAAGCATGA
- a CDS encoding urease accessory protein UreD: MTYTGYLQLEVEKKQNKSVISNSFFDGVLKITRPTYLPEGLPLLTLIHVGGGYVDGDSYKTEVVVGDGAKLALTTQASTKVYKSPRLGVTQDMDYFLKNNSELYVKQDSLIPYKDANFSQQTNVYMESSSTFYYTDVITPGWSENGKLFQYKKVASKMKIFIDGKLQVFDHQLLVPDQNLHQFMQLEGYTHLGTLFMIHPHVNETLIEKIREALSSSIDARIGISLLNIPGLALRVLANSTPAIEMIFSLCETLIRKELDEKEMIEWRKW; encoded by the coding sequence ATGACGTATACAGGGTACCTTCAGCTTGAGGTAGAGAAAAAACAAAATAAATCTGTGATTAGTAATAGTTTTTTCGATGGCGTGTTAAAAATAACACGTCCGACCTATCTTCCTGAAGGTCTGCCTCTTTTAACACTTATCCATGTGGGTGGTGGCTATGTTGACGGTGACTCCTATAAAACCGAGGTTGTAGTAGGTGATGGGGCAAAGCTAGCTTTAACTACGCAAGCTTCCACAAAGGTTTATAAGTCACCTCGATTAGGTGTAACTCAAGACATGGATTATTTTTTAAAAAATAATAGTGAGCTATATGTGAAACAAGATTCATTAATTCCCTATAAAGATGCTAATTTTTCACAACAAACGAATGTGTATATGGAATCATCTTCAACCTTTTATTATACAGATGTGATCACACCCGGATGGTCTGAAAATGGGAAGCTTTTTCAGTATAAAAAGGTGGCTTCAAAAATGAAAATCTTTATTGATGGCAAGCTTCAGGTATTTGACCATCAATTGTTAGTTCCGGATCAAAATCTTCATCAATTCATGCAACTCGAAGGATATACCCATTTAGGAACCTTGTTTATGATTCATCCTCATGTAAATGAAACGTTAATAGAGAAAATTAGAGAGGCTTTATCTTCTTCTATAGATGCTAGAATTGGGATAAGCTTATTGAATATTCCAGGCTTGGCATTAAGAGTACTAGCTAACAGTACACCTGCAATAGAAATGATCTTTAGTTTGTGTGAAACTTTAATCCGAAAAGAATTGGATGAAAAAGAAATGATAGAGTGGAGAAAATGGTAA
- the ureC gene encoding urease subunit alpha — protein MSFRMSRHQYADMFGPTVGDQVRLGDTELFIEVEKDYTTYGDEVKFGGGKVIRDGMGQHPLATRKDAVDLVVTNALILDYTGIYKADIGIKEGIITCIGKAGNPLIMDSVDIVIGASTEVIAAEGMIVTAGGIDAHIHFICPQQVRTAIESGVTTMIGGGTGPATGTNATTCTPGAWNIHQMLKAAEEFPVNLGFLGKGNASNEEALQEQIEAGAIGLKLHEDWGTTTSNIDKALSVADQYDVQIAIHSDTLNEGGFVEDTLNAIDGRVIHTYHTEGAGGGHAPDIIKAASYPNILPSSTNPTRPYTVNTIAEHLDMLMVCHHLDPSVPEDLAFADSRIRKETIAAEDILHDLGVFSMISSDSQAMGRVGEVISRTWQTADKMKRQRGELNPGEENDNARAKRYVAKYTINPAITHGISDYVGSIEVGKLADFVLWDPAFFGAKPELVVKGGMIAWSVMGDPNASIPTPQPALYRPMFASFGKAKYSTSMTFLSKAAYEQGVNKELGLQKKIGIVKNIRQLKKSDMKLNGETPRIEVDPQTYEVTVDGQLITCEPDNIVPLAQRYFLF, from the coding sequence ATGAGCTTTCGAATGTCACGACATCAATATGCAGATATGTTTGGTCCAACAGTTGGCGATCAGGTAAGGCTTGGAGATACTGAATTATTTATTGAAGTTGAAAAAGATTACACCACATATGGTGATGAAGTTAAATTTGGTGGAGGAAAAGTGATTAGGGATGGCATGGGGCAGCATCCTCTGGCAACAAGGAAAGATGCTGTAGACCTTGTTGTGACTAATGCGTTAATTCTTGATTATACAGGCATTTATAAAGCTGATATTGGTATAAAAGAAGGAATCATTACTTGTATAGGAAAAGCGGGTAATCCTTTGATTATGGATTCTGTGGACATTGTGATCGGGGCTTCAACTGAGGTTATTGCAGCAGAAGGAATGATTGTTACGGCAGGAGGAATAGATGCGCATATTCATTTTATTTGCCCACAGCAAGTTCGTACTGCGATAGAATCGGGTGTTACAACGATGATAGGAGGAGGTACAGGTCCCGCTACAGGAACAAATGCAACAACTTGTACACCTGGAGCTTGGAATATCCATCAAATGCTCAAGGCAGCCGAAGAATTTCCTGTTAATTTAGGGTTTCTTGGCAAAGGGAACGCTTCTAATGAAGAAGCACTACAAGAGCAAATTGAAGCAGGAGCAATTGGATTAAAGCTTCATGAAGATTGGGGAACAACAACATCGAACATTGATAAAGCACTATCAGTAGCCGATCAATACGATGTTCAGATCGCAATCCACAGTGATACGTTAAACGAAGGTGGGTTTGTGGAGGATACTTTAAATGCTATTGATGGGCGTGTGATTCATACATACCATACAGAAGGTGCAGGTGGAGGTCACGCCCCTGATATTATTAAAGCTGCATCTTACCCGAATATACTTCCTTCATCAACAAACCCAACGAGACCATATACGGTTAATACAATTGCAGAGCACTTAGATATGCTGATGGTATGTCATCATTTAGATCCATCTGTACCAGAAGATCTGGCCTTTGCAGATTCTCGTATTCGAAAGGAAACAATCGCAGCAGAAGATATTCTTCATGATTTAGGTGTGTTTAGTATGATCAGCTCCGATTCACAGGCAATGGGAAGAGTCGGTGAAGTTATTTCAAGAACGTGGCAAACAGCTGATAAGATGAAACGTCAACGTGGTGAGTTAAACCCTGGAGAAGAAAACGATAATGCTAGAGCCAAAAGATATGTTGCTAAATACACGATAAACCCTGCAATAACCCACGGTATCTCAGATTATGTGGGGTCCATTGAAGTAGGCAAGCTAGCTGATTTTGTTTTGTGGGACCCAGCCTTCTTCGGTGCTAAGCCAGAGTTAGTAGTAAAAGGAGGAATGATTGCGTGGAGTGTAATGGGAGACCCGAATGCGTCAATTCCAACTCCACAGCCAGCCTTGTATCGTCCAATGTTTGCAAGCTTTGGAAAGGCGAAATATTCTACTAGCATGACATTTTTGTCGAAGGCAGCTTATGAGCAGGGAGTAAATAAAGAACTAGGTTTACAAAAGAAAATAGGAATTGTAAAGAATATCCGTCAATTAAAGAAAAGTGATATGAAATTAAATGGGGAAACACCACGAATAGAGGTTGATCCACAAACCTATGAAGTTACGGTTGATGGTCAATTGATTACGTGTGAACCAGATAACATAGTACCTTTGGCTCAACGATATTTTTTATTTTGA